The following proteins are co-located in the Melanotaenia boesemani isolate fMelBoe1 chromosome 5, fMelBoe1.pri, whole genome shotgun sequence genome:
- the cnga1b gene encoding cyclic nucleotide-gated channel rod photoreceptor subunit alpha, whose product MAKVVPLVPPNAAGLTMPTILLKDMDEEPGDIRGGGRVTQRAGPGILFNVNNCNNNEEEEEDEKRKKKEKKEKKEKKEKKEKEKQEKKERKEQKQKEKEEKKRLKEEKEKEKQKEKEKLEKEKKAKEEAAKEITVIDPAGNTYYYWLFVITIPVMYNWTLIIARACFEELQSDYLIFWFIVDLICDITYLLDMVFRTRTGYLEQGLLVKDEQKLRERYMKSFQFKLDLVSMIPTDVGYLILGTKYPEIRLNKLFRFNRMMEFFQRTETRTNYPNALRISNLVMYILIIIHWNACLYYSFSKAIGFGADRFVYPDPSDPEFGRLVRKYAYSMYWSTLTLTTIGETPPPVENSEYFFVVTDFLVGVLIFATIVGNVGSMITNMNAARADFQARIDAIKQYMSFRKVTKDLEKRVIKWFDFLWTNKKAVDEREVLKYLPDKLRAEIAINVHLDTLKKVRIFADCEAGLLVELVLKLQPQVYSPGDYICKKGDIGREMYIIKEGKLAVVADDGITQFVVLSDGSYFGEISILAIKGSKAGNRRTANIRSIGYSDLFCLSKDDLMEALTEYPDAKAMLEEKGRQILMKDGLLDLELAAQGPDPKEIEEKVDRMTSTLDALQTRYARLLAEHEATQSKLKHRVNRLEKKLVPPPRADQPGDAPPPPTPDT is encoded by the exons AGTTACTCAAAGAGCAGGACCAGGGATTCTGTTCAACGTCAATAACTGCAACAacaatgaggaggagga GGAGGAcgagaagagaaaaaagaaagagaagaaggagaagaaggagaagaaagagaagaaaga gaaggaaaaacaggagaaaaaggagaggaaggagcaaaaacagaaggagaaagaggagaaaaaacggctgaaagaggagaaagagaaggaaaaacagaaagagaaggaaaaactggagaaagagaagaaggcCAAAGAGGAGGC AGCTAAAGAGATCACAGTGATTGATCCGGCAGGGAACACGTACTACTACTGGCTCTTCGTCATCACCATCCCCGTCATGTACAACTGGACCCTGATAATAGCCAG ggcGTGTTTCGAGGAGCTGCAGAGTGACTACTTGATCTTTTGGTTCATCGTTGACTTGATCTGCGACATCACCTATCTTTTGGACATGGTCTTCAGAACCAGGACCG GTTACCTGGAGCAGGGTTTGCTGGTGAAGGATGAGCAGAAGCTACGTGAGCGGTACATGAAAAGTTTCCAGTTCAAACTGGACCTGGTCTCCATGATTCCCACTGACGTGGGGTACTTAATCCTTGGTACCAAGTATCCCGAGATCCGCCTCAACAAGCTCTTCAGGTTCAACAG GATGATGGAGTTCTTCCAGAGGACGGAGACCAGGACGAATTACCCCAACGCTCTTCGTATCTCCAACCTCGTCATGtacatcctcatcatcatccactGGAATGCCTGCCTCTACTACTCTTTCTCCAAGGCCATCG GGTTTGGAGCTGACAGGTTTGTGTATCCCGACCCGTCGGACCCGGAGTTTGGCCGTCTGGTGAGGAAGTATGCCTACAGCATGTACTGGTCCACTCTGACGCTCACCACTATCGGAGAAACACCGCCCCCTGTGGAGAACTCGGAGTACTTCTTCGTCGTCACTGACTTCCTG GTCGGGGTGCTGATTTTTGCCACCATCGTCGGTAACGTGGGTTCGATGATCACCAACATGAACGCAGCCAGAGCCGACTTCCAGGCCCGCATCGACGCCATCAAGCAGTACATGAGCTTCCGGAAG GTCACTAAGGACTTGGAGAAGCGAGTGATCAAGTGGTTTGATTTCCTGTGGACCAATAAGAAAGCGGTGGACGAGAGGGAGGTGCTGAAGTACCTGCCTGACAAGCTGAGAGCTGAGATCGCCATCAACGTTCACCTGgacaccctgaagaag GTTCGGATCTTTGCGGACTGTGAAGCCGGTCTGCTGGTGGAGCTGGTGCTGAAGCTGCAGCCGCAGGTCTACAGTCCTGGAGACTACATCTGCAAGAAGGGAGACATTGGCAGGGAGATGTACATCATCAAGGAGGGAAAGCTGGCTGTCGTCGCCGACGACGGCATCACGCAGTTTGTGGTCCTCAGTGATGGAAGCTACTTTGGCGAGATCAGCATCCTGGCGATCAAAG GCAGTAAGGCGGGAAACAGGAGGACCGCTAACATCAGGAGCATCGGATACTCCGACCTCTTCTGTCTTTCCAAAGACGACCTGATGGAAGCGCTGACAGAGTATCCTGATGCCAAAGCCATGCTGGAGGAGAAGGGAAGGCAGATCCTGATGAAGGATGGACTGCTGGACCTGGAG TTGGCAGCGCAGGGCCCGGACCCCAAGGAGATAGAGGAGAAAGTGGACCGGATGACGAGCACGCTGGATGCCCTGCAGACCCGATACGCCCGGCTGCTGGCCGAGCACGAAGCCACTCAAAGCAAGCTGAAGCACAGAGTCAACCGGCTGGAGAAAAAGCTGGTGCCCCCACCGCGAGCCGACCAGCCCGGCGACGCTCCGCCCCCTCCGACACCTGACACATaa